A stretch of the Azorhizobium caulinodans ORS 571 genome encodes the following:
- a CDS encoding 3'(2'),5'-bisphosphate nucleotidase CysQ: MKSQDQTPPRSGAPAPDAPDAIARLMADAVTAAGAIALDMFRAGRLESWSKANDSPVTAADIAVDRFLKDRFTALAPDYGWLSEESVDSPDRLARSRVWVVDPIDGTRGFMAGGVDWAVSAALVENGRPVAAALFAPASEELFVASVGAGATRNGVPLAVSDLTALAGARISGPVASLDRLAQHAPIERRPRVRSLALRITRVATAELDVALAAPNAHDWDIAAADLLVQEAGGLLSGLDGRPLTYNATVPRHGALVCAGTALHPHILAAARAGAGGAS; encoded by the coding sequence GAAGTCGCAGGATCAGACCCCGCCCCGTTCCGGCGCACCGGCGCCGGACGCGCCGGATGCCATCGCCCGGCTGATGGCCGATGCGGTGACCGCGGCGGGAGCCATCGCGCTCGATATGTTCCGCGCGGGCCGGCTTGAAAGCTGGAGCAAGGCCAACGATTCGCCGGTGACGGCGGCCGACATCGCCGTGGACCGCTTCCTGAAGGATCGCTTCACCGCGCTGGCGCCCGACTACGGCTGGCTCTCGGAAGAGAGCGTGGACAGCCCGGATCGCCTGGCTCGCAGCCGGGTCTGGGTGGTGGACCCCATTGACGGCACCCGCGGCTTCATGGCGGGCGGCGTGGACTGGGCGGTCTCCGCCGCTCTGGTCGAGAACGGCCGGCCTGTCGCCGCAGCCCTGTTCGCACCGGCGAGCGAAGAGCTGTTCGTCGCCTCTGTCGGAGCGGGGGCGACGCGCAACGGCGTCCCGCTCGCCGTTTCCGATCTGACGGCACTGGCGGGCGCGCGCATCTCCGGTCCCGTGGCGAGCCTCGACCGGCTAGCCCAGCACGCCCCCATCGAGCGGCGCCCGCGTGTGCGCTCGCTCGCCTTGCGCATCACCCGCGTGGCCACGGCCGAACTGGATGTGGCGCTGGCCGCCCCCAATGCCCATGACTGGGACATCGCGGCGGCCGACCTTCTGGTGCAGGAGGCCGGCGGCCTTCTGTCCGGCTTGGATGGCCGGCCTCTCACCTATAATGCTACGGTGCCCCGGCACGGGGCGCTCGTCTGCGCGGGGACCGCCCTGCATCCTCACATTCTCGCTGCGGCGCGTGCGGGCGCCGGCGGCGCATCCTGA
- a CDS encoding DUF4170 domain-containing protein: MTMTERKQLLHLVFGGELKDLDSVDFKDLSQLDIVGIYPDYASAAAAWRGKAQMTVDNAMMRYFVVHLHRLLDPDTDKTHGS, from the coding sequence ATGACCATGACCGAACGCAAGCAGTTGCTTCATCTCGTCTTCGGCGGTGAGCTCAAGGATCTCGACTCGGTTGACTTCAAGGATCTGAGCCAGCTCGACATCGTTGGCATCTATCCCGACTATGCCAGCGCCGCCGCCGCGTGGCGCGGCAAGGCGCAGATGACCGTGGACAACGCGATGATGCGCTATTTCGTCGTCCACCTGCATCGCCTGCTCGATCCGGACACCGACAAGACGCACGGCAGCTGA
- a CDS encoding lysophospholipid acyltransferase family protein has product MWRRIRTNRGVQVALGTTFAYYFKAVAHTTRFVVEPADIYARIEENLPLIMTFWHGQHFLTPFVMKPHHKAKVLISRHADAEINAIAAEKLGVGTIRGSGATSPRDFHRKGGVSATYALIDTLAEGINVAMTADVPKIARHVGKGVVVVARHSGRPIVPIAMATSNRITLKSWDKASLNLPFSRGAAVAAAPIWVPRDADDAAIEAARLLVQRRLEAATARAEALVGRGSAPALIDGRAPGEAAR; this is encoded by the coding sequence ATGTGGCGTCGTATTCGGACCAACCGGGGCGTCCAGGTCGCCCTGGGAACGACCTTTGCTTACTATTTCAAGGCTGTGGCCCACACGACGCGTTTCGTGGTGGAGCCGGCTGACATCTACGCGCGGATCGAAGAGAACCTGCCGCTCATCATGACCTTCTGGCATGGGCAGCACTTCCTCACGCCGTTCGTGATGAAGCCGCACCACAAGGCGAAGGTGTTGATCTCCCGCCATGCGGATGCGGAGATCAATGCCATCGCCGCCGAGAAGCTCGGGGTCGGAACCATCCGCGGTTCCGGCGCCACCTCCCCGCGCGACTTCCACCGCAAGGGCGGGGTCTCCGCCACCTATGCGCTCATTGACACGCTGGCCGAGGGGATCAATGTGGCGATGACGGCGGACGTGCCGAAGATCGCGCGCCATGTGGGCAAGGGCGTCGTGGTGGTGGCCCGTCATTCCGGCCGTCCCATCGTTCCAATCGCCATGGCCACAAGCAACCGCATCACCCTGAAGAGCTGGGACAAGGCCAGCCTCAACCTGCCCTTCAGCCGCGGCGCCGCCGTAGCGGCGGCGCCCATCTGGGTGCCCCGCGATGCGGACGACGCCGCCATCGAAGCCGCGCGGCTTCTGGTGCAGCGGCGCCTCGAAGCCGCGACGGCCCGTGCCGAGGCGCTGGTGGGACGCGGCAGCGCCCCGGCCCTCATCGACGGCAGGGCCCCCGGCGAGGCCGCCCGATGA
- a CDS encoding 3-deoxy-D-manno-octulosonic acid transferase, with protein sequence MTRRPLPVPLRLYRGAASFATVLAPAWLKYRVRKGKEDPARIAERRGITRVERPQGPLIWVHGASVGEIVSILPLVERLQDRGFAILLTSGTLTSSRVAARRAPASVIHQFVPLDAPAFVRRFLDHWKPDLALLAESELWPNLMTELDKRGTAVVLVNGRLSARSAQRWARLPRSARALLSRVDLCLAQTPEDAARFRGLGAPRVQVAGNLKFDVPAPPADPSMLARLQAAIGERPVLLAASTHPGEDEYVLEAHGRLRQDLPGLLTIIAPRHPERGGAIRQLAHDAGFAATQRSQAPLPLPEAEVYVADTIGEMGLFYRVAPVAFLGGSLIEHGGQNPIEPAKIGTVVLHGPHVWNFAAVYGRLDEAAGSVPVMDAEDIVRATLDIFFTPGCHERISHAAWQTVENLSGALPRTLAAIEPYLLQIRLEGK encoded by the coding sequence ATGACCCGACGGCCGCTCCCGGTTCCGCTCCGCCTCTACCGGGGCGCCGCCTCGTTCGCGACGGTGCTGGCCCCGGCCTGGCTGAAGTACCGGGTACGCAAGGGCAAGGAAGACCCGGCACGCATCGCCGAGCGGCGCGGCATCACGCGGGTGGAGCGGCCGCAGGGTCCGCTCATCTGGGTCCATGGGGCGAGCGTCGGCGAGATCGTCTCCATTCTGCCCCTCGTGGAGCGGCTTCAGGATCGCGGTTTCGCCATCCTGCTCACCTCGGGCACGCTCACCTCGAGCCGCGTCGCCGCCCGTCGGGCGCCGGCCTCGGTGATCCACCAGTTCGTCCCCCTCGACGCCCCCGCCTTCGTGCGCCGCTTCCTCGACCACTGGAAGCCCGATCTCGCGCTGCTGGCGGAATCCGAGCTCTGGCCCAACCTCATGACCGAGCTCGACAAGCGCGGCACGGCGGTTGTGCTTGTGAACGGCCGTCTGTCCGCCCGTTCAGCGCAGCGCTGGGCCCGCCTGCCCCGCAGCGCGCGGGCGCTCCTTTCGCGCGTCGATCTCTGCCTCGCCCAGACGCCCGAGGATGCCGCACGTTTCCGGGGCCTTGGCGCGCCGCGCGTTCAGGTCGCCGGCAATCTCAAGTTCGACGTTCCGGCGCCGCCCGCCGACCCCAGCATGCTCGCCCGCCTCCAGGCCGCCATCGGCGAGCGTCCCGTCCTGCTCGCGGCCTCGACGCATCCGGGCGAGGACGAATACGTTCTGGAAGCGCACGGGCGGCTGCGGCAGGACCTGCCGGGCCTTCTCACCATCATCGCCCCCCGTCATCCCGAGCGCGGCGGTGCCATCCGCCAGCTGGCCCACGACGCGGGATTTGCGGCCACCCAGCGCAGCCAGGCCCCGCTCCCGCTGCCCGAGGCGGAGGTCTATGTGGCCGACACCATCGGCGAGATGGGTCTGTTCTATCGGGTCGCTCCGGTCGCCTTCCTCGGCGGCTCGCTGATCGAGCATGGCGGGCAGAACCCCATCGAGCCCGCCAAGATCGGCACGGTGGTGCTGCACGGTCCGCATGTGTGGAATTTCGCTGCCGTCTATGGCCGGCTGGACGAGGCCGCCGGCTCCGTCCCGGTGATGGATGCCGAGGACATCGTGCGCGCCACGCTCGACATCTTCTTCACGCCCGGCTGCCACGAGCGCATCTCCCACGCCGCCTGGCAGACGGTGGAAAACCTCAGCGGTGCGCTGCCGCGCACGCTGGCGGCCATCGAGCCCTATCTCCTGCAGATCCGGCTGGAAGGGAAATGA
- the lpxK gene encoding tetraacyldisaccharide 4'-kinase codes for MIGQAPAFWSRRNSLMGWVLSPIGALVGALTLKRMAGPSTGVPVPVICIGNPTVGGSGKTPTALMVLARLQEQGARPFALLRGHGGRLAGPVLVDPQTHTAADVGDEALLLAQATPTVVSRDRPAGAAHAVALGASHVVMDDGFQNPSLAKDVSLLVIDGEAGVGNGRVLPAGPLRAPLAPQLDRADALLVAGGGRCADALGRLAHSHGKVVLRGQVRPDPSVIATLEAGTVLAFAGIGRPQKLADTLAAAGVRIGRLQPFPDHHPYQPSDIAPLIAEAARERWQLVTTTKDHVRLADRRFADMAGAITALPVTMQLDAPEALDDILRLAEARAAARS; via the coding sequence ATGATCGGGCAGGCGCCCGCCTTCTGGTCCCGCCGCAACAGCCTCATGGGCTGGGTGCTCTCGCCGATCGGCGCGCTTGTCGGCGCCCTCACCCTGAAGCGGATGGCCGGCCCCTCGACGGGCGTCCCGGTCCCCGTCATCTGCATCGGCAATCCCACCGTCGGCGGCTCCGGCAAGACACCAACCGCCCTCATGGTCCTGGCGCGCCTGCAAGAGCAGGGCGCACGCCCCTTCGCCCTGCTGCGCGGCCATGGCGGGCGCCTCGCAGGTCCGGTCCTCGTCGATCCGCAGACCCATACGGCGGCTGACGTGGGCGACGAAGCCCTGCTGCTTGCGCAGGCGACACCCACCGTCGTGTCCCGCGACCGCCCCGCCGGCGCCGCCCATGCGGTGGCCCTCGGCGCCAGCCATGTGGTGATGGACGACGGCTTCCAGAACCCGTCGCTCGCCAAGGACGTGAGCCTGCTGGTCATTGATGGTGAGGCTGGCGTCGGCAACGGGCGCGTGCTGCCAGCCGGGCCTTTGCGCGCACCGCTGGCGCCGCAACTCGATCGCGCCGATGCGCTGCTGGTGGCCGGTGGCGGGCGCTGTGCCGACGCGCTCGGAAGGCTTGCCCACAGCCATGGCAAGGTGGTGCTGAGGGGGCAGGTCCGGCCCGATCCGTCGGTCATCGCCACGCTCGAAGCCGGGACCGTGCTTGCCTTCGCGGGCATCGGCCGACCGCAGAAGCTCGCCGACACGCTGGCGGCAGCGGGCGTGCGGATCGGGCGGCTCCAGCCCTTTCCCGATCATCATCCCTACCAGCCGTCGGACATCGCTCCGCTCATCGCGGAGGCCGCGCGCGAACGGTGGCAGCTCGTCACCACCACGAAGGACCATGTGCGGCTGGCAGATCGGCGCTTTGCCGACATGGCCGGCGCCATCACGGCCCTGCCGGTGACCATGCAGTTGGATGCGCCCGAGGCCCTGGATGACATTCTGCGGCTGGCAGAGGCACGGGCCGCGGCCCGGAGCTGA
- a CDS encoding DUF2093 domain-containing protein: MNRFERFPEPQGEAEIRYLDGEFRIIRPGSYVRCAVTGQQIPLDELRYWSVDLQEAYADPQAVLTRVLGPTKIEAADDED; this comes from the coding sequence ATGAATCGATTCGAACGTTTTCCCGAGCCGCAGGGCGAAGCGGAGATCCGGTATCTGGACGGTGAATTCCGGATCATTCGGCCGGGAAGCTATGTGCGTTGCGCCGTGACCGGTCAGCAGATCCCGCTCGATGAACTGCGGTACTGGAGTGTCGATCTGCAGGAGGCCTATGCGGACCCGCAGGCTGTCCTGACGCGGGTGCTCGGCCCGACCAAGATCGAAGCGGCCGACGACGAGGACTGA
- the xseA gene encoding exodeoxyribonuclease VII large subunit, producing the protein MTDLPETRANAPEWTVSELSFALRRTVEDAYGHVRVRGEISGYRGPHSSGHAYFSIKDEGARLDAVIWKSAFARLKLRPEEGLEVVAVGKLTTYPGKSGYQIVIESLEFAGAGAIMAMLEERKRRLAAEGLFDAARKQELPFLPKVIGVVTSPTGAVIRDILHRLSDRFPRQVIVWPVRVQGETSAAEVAEAIRGFNALPEGGPIPRPDVLIVARGGGSLEDLLGFSDEAVVRAAAESFIPLVSAVGHETDVTLIDFAADVRAPTPTAAAEMVVPVRADLLAGIDAYGERLSAAPRRLLERRRADFRALARHLPTADALLAVPRQRLDAAGERLPRALRANAAAHRLAFEAVRTRHSASAFRLRLARAQDRVAALGGRLQWGLTGLVSRRSERLSAMTARFGSARAASLRAHVLHLSRCRERLSVLSTRAQRAVRHDLRERTNRLAAMEQLLKALSYRGVLARGFALVRDAQGGAVRAAGAVVPGARLELEFADGRLGVQALGEGAPVEPPQAARPSKGARTKAAQPSLFDD; encoded by the coding sequence ATGACCGATCTGCCTGAAACCCGCGCCAATGCGCCGGAATGGACCGTCTCCGAACTCTCTTTCGCCCTGCGGCGGACGGTGGAGGACGCCTATGGCCATGTCCGGGTGCGCGGAGAAATCTCTGGATATCGCGGGCCCCATTCCTCGGGCCACGCCTATTTCAGCATCAAGGACGAGGGCGCGCGCCTCGATGCGGTGATCTGGAAATCCGCCTTCGCGCGCCTGAAGCTCAGGCCCGAGGAAGGGCTGGAGGTGGTGGCGGTGGGCAAGCTCACCACCTATCCGGGCAAGTCCGGCTACCAGATCGTCATCGAGAGCCTCGAATTCGCCGGGGCCGGCGCCATCATGGCCATGCTGGAGGAGCGCAAGCGCCGTCTCGCCGCCGAGGGCCTGTTCGATGCCGCCCGCAAGCAGGAACTTCCCTTCCTGCCGAAGGTGATCGGCGTCGTCACTTCGCCCACCGGCGCCGTCATCCGCGACATTCTCCACCGGCTCTCCGACCGCTTTCCGCGTCAGGTGATCGTCTGGCCCGTGCGGGTGCAGGGCGAGACTAGCGCGGCGGAGGTGGCCGAGGCTATCCGGGGCTTCAACGCCTTGCCCGAGGGCGGTCCCATCCCGCGGCCGGACGTGCTCATCGTGGCGCGCGGCGGCGGCTCGCTGGAGGATCTGCTCGGCTTCTCCGACGAGGCGGTGGTGCGCGCGGCGGCCGAGAGCTTCATTCCGCTGGTCTCGGCGGTGGGCCACGAGACCGACGTGACGCTGATCGATTTTGCCGCCGACGTGCGGGCGCCGACCCCCACCGCCGCCGCCGAGATGGTGGTGCCGGTGCGTGCCGACCTGCTCGCGGGCATAGACGCCTATGGCGAGCGCCTTTCTGCGGCGCCCCGGCGCCTTCTGGAGCGCCGCCGGGCCGATTTCCGCGCGCTCGCCCGGCACCTGCCGACAGCGGATGCTTTGCTTGCTGTCCCGCGTCAGCGGCTGGATGCCGCCGGCGAGCGGCTGCCGCGCGCGCTCAGGGCCAATGCGGCGGCGCATCGGCTGGCCTTCGAGGCAGTGCGCACACGTCATTCCGCTTCCGCCTTCCGCCTGCGGCTCGCCCGCGCGCAGGACCGCGTCGCGGCTTTGGGCGGGCGCCTCCAGTGGGGGCTGACGGGCCTCGTGTCCCGCCGCAGCGAGCGTCTTTCGGCGATGACGGCGCGCTTCGGATCGGCACGGGCCGCCTCGTTGCGCGCCCATGTCCTCCATCTGTCCCGCTGCCGGGAGCGCCTCTCTGTCCTCTCGACGCGAGCGCAACGGGCGGTGAGGCACGACTTGCGGGAGCGGACCAATCGTCTCGCCGCGATGGAACAATTGCTGAAGGCCCTCTCCTATCGCGGGGTTCTGGCCCGCGGCTTCGCGCTGGTGCGCGATGCGCAGGGCGGCGCGGTGCGGGCTGCCGGCGCGGTCGTGCCGGGCGCGCGACTGGAACTGGAATTCGCCGACGGGCGCTTGGGCGTCCAGGCGCTGGGAGAGGGGGCTCCTGTCGAGCCGCCGCAGGCTGCGCGGCCCTCGAAGGGGGCCCGGACCAAGGCGGCGCAGCCGTCGCTGTTCGACGATTGA
- the purD gene encoding phosphoribosylamine--glycine ligase → MNVLLLGSGGREHALAWKLAQSPDMGQFYALPGNPGISDFAEAIEGIALSAHDTLVRWCKDHAIELVIVGPEAPLVAGLVDRLAEAGIAAFGPTAAAARLEGSKLFTKELCRANGIPTAAFARFTKAEAAWAYVTAEGAPIVIKADGLMAGKGVVVAQTVEEAISAIDQVFAAGGQEVLIEEFMEGEEASLFCLVDGETVVPFGSAQDHKRAFDGDLGPNTGGMGAYSPAPVLTPELEKRAIDEIVIPTAKAMAAAGTPYRGVLYAGLMLTSTGPKLVEYNCRFGDPECQVLMPRYTGDLLETLNAVAHGRLSQVKVSWSDDAAITVVYASRGYPGAHQTGSEIKGIEAAAALPDVLVFQAGTKKNGARLLSNGGRVLNVTATGKTLKDARDRAYEAAGLIDWPDGFHRNDIGWRALR, encoded by the coding sequence ATGAACGTGCTCCTGCTCGGTTCCGGTGGCCGCGAACATGCCCTTGCCTGGAAGCTCGCCCAGAGCCCGGACATGGGTCAATTCTATGCCCTGCCGGGCAACCCCGGCATTTCCGATTTCGCCGAGGCCATCGAGGGCATCGCTTTGTCCGCCCACGACACGCTCGTGCGCTGGTGCAAGGACCATGCGATCGAACTCGTGATCGTCGGCCCCGAAGCACCGCTGGTGGCGGGTCTCGTGGACCGGCTGGCGGAAGCCGGCATCGCCGCCTTCGGCCCCACCGCCGCCGCCGCGCGCCTTGAGGGCTCCAAGCTCTTCACCAAGGAACTGTGCCGCGCCAACGGCATTCCCACCGCCGCCTTCGCCCGCTTCACCAAGGCGGAAGCCGCCTGGGCCTATGTGACCGCCGAGGGCGCCCCCATCGTCATCAAGGCCGACGGCCTCATGGCCGGCAAGGGCGTGGTGGTGGCGCAGACGGTGGAAGAAGCCATCTCCGCCATCGATCAGGTGTTCGCCGCCGGCGGGCAGGAAGTGCTGATCGAGGAATTCATGGAGGGCGAGGAGGCGAGCCTCTTCTGCCTCGTGGACGGCGAGACCGTGGTGCCCTTCGGCAGCGCGCAGGACCACAAGCGCGCCTTCGACGGCGACCTCGGCCCCAACACCGGCGGCATGGGCGCCTATTCCCCCGCCCCCGTGCTGACGCCGGAGCTGGAAAAGCGGGCCATCGACGAGATCGTCATCCCCACCGCCAAGGCCATGGCGGCGGCGGGCACGCCTTATCGCGGCGTGCTCTATGCAGGCCTGATGCTCACCTCCACCGGTCCCAAGCTCGTGGAATACAACTGCCGCTTCGGCGACCCGGAATGCCAGGTGCTGATGCCCCGCTATACCGGCGACCTCCTGGAGACGCTGAATGCCGTCGCCCACGGCCGGCTGTCGCAGGTGAAGGTCTCCTGGTCGGACGACGCCGCCATCACGGTGGTCTATGCCAGCCGCGGCTATCCCGGCGCCCACCAGACGGGCAGCGAGATCAAGGGGATCGAGGCCGCCGCCGCACTGCCGGACGTGCTGGTCTTCCAGGCCGGCACCAAGAAGAACGGTGCCCGCCTGCTCTCCAACGGCGGCCGCGTGCTGAACGTGACCGCCACCGGCAAGACGTTGAAGGATGCCCGCGACCGGGCTTATGAGGCCGCCGGCCTCATCGACTGGCCGGATGGCTTCCACCGCAACGACATCGGCTGGCGCGCCCTGCGCTGA
- a CDS encoding alpha/beta fold hydrolase, whose product MPDLADLYPGFEAHNIDTAAGRIFVRTGGSGTPLLLLHGFPQTGVMWHKVAPELAKTHSLVIADLPGYGWSAAPEPGRDHAPYSKRAMGEAMVRVMEHLGHAHFALMGHDRGARVGYRIGLDHPGRLDRLVVLDIVPTMAMWHGMDRSRAMSVYHWMFLAQPHPLPETLIGKDPGFYFDWTLASWTRDKDLSAFNPKALAHYRASCAVPERIRAMCEDYRAGATIDLAHDEADRAAGRTIDCPVLAVWGASGIPAKGESPLNAWRAFAPEVTGQAVESGHFVCEETPEAVLAAVTPFLAQGR is encoded by the coding sequence ATGCCCGACCTTGCCGACCTCTACCCGGGCTTCGAGGCCCATAACATCGATACGGCGGCCGGCCGCATCTTCGTGCGCACCGGCGGCTCGGGCACGCCGCTCCTGCTGCTGCACGGTTTCCCGCAGACCGGCGTCATGTGGCACAAGGTGGCGCCGGAGCTCGCGAAGACCCACAGCCTCGTCATCGCCGACCTGCCCGGCTACGGCTGGAGCGCCGCGCCCGAGCCCGGCCGCGATCATGCGCCTTATTCCAAGCGCGCCATGGGAGAAGCCATGGTGCGGGTGATGGAGCATCTGGGCCACGCCCATTTCGCGCTCATGGGGCACGACCGGGGGGCGCGCGTCGGCTATCGCATCGGCCTCGACCATCCCGGGCGGCTCGACCGTCTCGTGGTGCTCGACATCGTGCCCACCATGGCCATGTGGCACGGCATGGACCGCAGCCGGGCCATGTCCGTCTATCACTGGATGTTCCTCGCCCAGCCCCATCCGCTGCCGGAGACACTGATCGGCAAGGATCCCGGCTTCTATTTCGACTGGACGCTGGCGAGTTGGACCCGCGACAAGGATCTCTCCGCCTTCAATCCCAAGGCGCTCGCCCATTACCGGGCCTCCTGCGCCGTGCCCGAGCGCATCCGGGCCATGTGCGAGGACTATCGGGCCGGGGCCACCATCGACCTTGCCCATGACGAGGCGGATCGCGCGGCGGGGCGCACCATCGATTGTCCGGTGCTGGCGGTGTGGGGGGCGAGCGGCATTCCCGCCAAGGGCGAAAGCCCGCTCAATGCCTGGCGCGCCTTTGCCCCGGAGGTGACAGGGCAGGCGGTCGAAAGCGGGCATTTCGTCTGCGAGGAAACGCCCGAGGCGGTGCTGGCCGCCGTCACGCCCTTCCTCGCGCAGGGACGCTGA
- a CDS encoding DUF4337 domain-containing protein — MEVEITSEGHTRALNRAVAMTVVLLSVFMAVAKIKDDNIVQAMQAAKADIVDTWNEYQAARLKLHMNEQTAEILKVQFGEAPPANVVAKLAAIESEKQRYQSRSDKLAQKAKDLEETYNQANMRDDQFDLADAALAISLSLAAVAALTSLWWLLYVSWGFGAYGFFMGTAGFAGWSVHPDWLVALLT, encoded by the coding sequence ATGGAAGTGGAAATCACCAGCGAGGGGCATACCCGCGCGCTGAACCGGGCGGTCGCCATGACCGTCGTGCTGCTCTCGGTCTTCATGGCCGTGGCCAAGATCAAGGACGACAACATCGTCCAGGCCATGCAGGCGGCCAAGGCCGACATCGTCGACACCTGGAACGAATACCAGGCCGCCCGTCTCAAGCTGCATATGAACGAGCAGACGGCCGAGATCCTCAAAGTCCAGTTCGGCGAGGCGCCGCCCGCCAATGTGGTGGCGAAGCTTGCGGCCATCGAGAGCGAGAAGCAGCGCTACCAAAGCCGCTCGGACAAGCTCGCCCAGAAGGCGAAGGACCTGGAAGAGACCTACAATCAGGCGAACATGCGCGACGACCAGTTCGATCTGGCCGACGCGGCGCTCGCTATCTCCCTGTCGCTTGCGGCCGTCGCGGCCCTGACCAGCCTGTGGTGGCTGCTCTATGTCTCCTGGGGCTTCGGGGCTTACGGCTTCTTCATGGGCACCGCCGGTTTCGCCGGCTGGTCTGTCCATCCGGACTGGCTTGTCGCCCTGCTGACCTGA
- a CDS encoding nucleoside deaminase — MQTALSEARAAAERGEVPVGAVLVRNSQVIARDGNRTRELSDPTAHAEMQVLRAGAKALGAERLLTCDLYVTLEPCAMCAGAISFARIRRLYYGALDPKGGAVDSGPRFFTQPTCHHAPDVYGGIAERHSAEILRNFFQARR, encoded by the coding sequence ATGCAGACGGCCCTTTCCGAGGCCCGCGCCGCCGCCGAGCGGGGCGAGGTGCCGGTCGGGGCCGTCCTCGTGCGCAACAGCCAGGTCATCGCCCGTGACGGCAACCGTACCCGCGAACTGTCCGATCCCACCGCCCATGCGGAGATGCAGGTGCTGCGCGCGGGGGCAAAGGCGCTTGGCGCCGAACGGCTCCTGACCTGCGACCTCTATGTGACGCTGGAGCCCTGCGCCATGTGCGCCGGGGCCATCTCCTTCGCCCGCATCCGCCGCCTCTATTACGGCGCACTCGATCCCAAGGGCGGGGCGGTGGACAGCGGGCCGCGCTTTTTCACCCAGCCCACCTGCCATCATGCGCCGGACGTCTATGGCGGCATCGCCGAGCGGCATTCGGCGGAGATCCTGCGCAACTTCTTCCAGGCGCGCCGCTAG